The region CGTTGCTGGGCATGGGTGAGCTGATGGCTGACAACCAGGACGATTGGTCCGGTACGCTGCAGCTGCTCTTCCAGCCTGGTGAGGAAACCGCAGAAGGTGCACAGGCGATGGTGGATGACGGTTTGGTGGATAAGGTCGCCAAGCCGGATGTTGTGCTTGGCCAGCACGTGTTCGCGCTGGAGGAGCTCGCCGGCGGTGTGGGCGTGCGTAAGGGACCGTTCTTCTCCACGGCAACGAGTGTGGACGTGAAGCTCTACGGTGAAGGCTCGCATGGTTCGATGCCGCACAAGAGCATTGACCCGGTGGTGCTGGCCAGCTCGATTGTGATGCGCCTGCAGACCGTGGTTTCGCGTGAGCTCAGCCCTAGTGAGTTCGGTGTGCTGACCGTGGGCAGCATCCAGGCTGGTTCGAAGGCAAACGTGATTCCTTTCGAGGCAACCTTGAAGGTCAATATTCGTGCTTACAGCGAGGAGATCCGTGACAAGATTGCAGCCTCGCTGGAGAGGATTGTGAAGGCGGAGTGTGCGGCATCGGAAAGCCCACGCGACCCGGAGTTCACCTACCACGACGAGTATCCGCTGACTGACAATGACGAGGAGGTCACTGAAGAGGTACTCGGCGCACTGACTGAGCACTTCGGTGAGGAACGCGTGGTTGGTGATGCACCGAAGATGACTGCGTCGGAGGACTTCTCGATTATCCCTGACGCCTTTGAGGTCCCGTATTGCTACTGGGTCTTCGGTGGTGCACCGGTGGGCGAGGAAGCCCCGAACCACAGCCCGCACTTCGCACCAACCCTGCAGCCGACATTGCAGACCGGCACGGAGGCGCTACTGTCCGCAGCGCTGCACTACTTGGGTAAGTAGTCCACGGTTCCAGCTAGGGCGCTGGACC is a window of Corynebacterium camporealensis DNA encoding:
- a CDS encoding amidohydrolase gives rise to the protein MDYSKIKDKQEELYIDLHKHPELSMQEERTRGLIADHLKDLGYEVTEVGGGVVGTLENGDGKTVMLRADFDGLPVKEDTGLDYASTQTMKDSDGNEVPVMHACGHDAHTASLLGMGELMADNQDDWSGTLQLLFQPGEETAEGAQAMVDDGLVDKVAKPDVVLGQHVFALEELAGGVGVRKGPFFSTATSVDVKLYGEGSHGSMPHKSIDPVVLASSIVMRLQTVVSRELSPSEFGVLTVGSIQAGSKANVIPFEATLKVNIRAYSEEIRDKIAASLERIVKAECAASESPRDPEFTYHDEYPLTDNDEEVTEEVLGALTEHFGEERVVGDAPKMTASEDFSIIPDAFEVPYCYWVFGGAPVGEEAPNHSPHFAPTLQPTLQTGTEALLSAALHYLGK